One stretch of Sylvia atricapilla isolate bSylAtr1 chromosome 4, bSylAtr1.pri, whole genome shotgun sequence DNA includes these proteins:
- the LONRF1 gene encoding LON peptidase N-terminal domain and RING finger protein 1, whose translation MAASSPAAAAGSELPPEPGGSGGPGQGADEERELLLARLVPASRLKEAVGASLASLCLGPFGGAQRLGTLVDCLVLNYRLRQGAGRERGAEGPLRCCGCGRFLGEPVTVPCGHTYCRRCLRRELRARCRRCRDWLLPAGGTSTAAAPLRTSVVLNRLAEKWFPGECERARAGSRLEELLAQGCFREALGAADQALRADSSDLMLRIYRAESYVGLQEYKTAIEDLNFVISKMPNWPEVYFQKGKVLQGSGFVGDALQLFLQCLALDEDFLPAKLEVEKILCDVLSPEKLGESLKEFAWNSPHIRNKPFILGSEVTASYCNLQLSPLQSLGGSDVLEPVSGGLNRAQSAHALNSTKEPAKEDGLKRVSSEPLLSGQGKGALLKRKLSFSEQDTVVCEDGRNKHKKQGESTKRDMTLAFGTIPGDLIDVSDFECSLCMRLFFEPVTTPCGHTFCKGCLERCLDHAPQCPLCKESLKEYLASRKYSITELLEELIMKYLSDELFERKRIHAEETAEYSNLTKNVPMFVCTMAYPTVPCPLHVFEPRYRLMIRRSMETGTKQFGMCISDSQNGFADYGCMLQIRNVHFLPDGRSVVDTIGGKRFRVLRRGMKDGYCTADIEYLEDVKVADEEELKKLRELHNFVYNQACSWFQNLRNKFRTQILQHFGPMPDREENIQAMPNGPAWCWWLLAVLPVDPRYQLSVLSMMSLKDRLIKIQHILTYFSREQSK comes from the exons ATGGCAGCGTCctctcccgccgccgccgcgggctCGGAGCTGCCGCCGGAGCCGGGCGGCAGCGGGGGCCCCGGCCAAGGGGCGGACGAGGagcgggagctgctgctggcgcGGCTGGTGCCCGCGAGCCGCCTGAAGGAGGCGGTGGGCGCGTCCCTGGCGTCGCTGTGCCTCGGCCCCTTCGGCGGAGCCCAGCGCCTCGGGACCCTCGTGGACTGCTTGGTGCTGAACTACCGCCTGCGGCAGGGAGCGGGCCGGGAGCGCGGCGCCGAGGGGCCGCTGCGCTGCTGCGGCTGCGGGAGGTTCCTGGGCGAGCCGGTGACCGTCCCGTGCGGGCACACCTACTGCCGCCGCTGCCTCCGCAGGGAGCTGCGGgcccgctgccgccgctgccgggACTGGCTGCTGCCGGCGGGGGGCACCAGCacggccgcggccccgctgcGCACCAGCGTCGTCCTCAACCGGCTGGCGGAAAAGTGGTTCCCGGGCGAGTGCGAGAGGGCGAGGGCCGGCAGCcggctggaggagctgctggcccagggctgctTCCGAGAGGCGCTGGGCGCCGCCGACCAGGCTCTGCGAGCAG ATTCCAGTGACTTGATGCTAAGAATTTACAGAGCTGAGTCATATGTTGGCCTCCAGGAATATAAAACAGCCATAGAAGATctaaattttgttatttctaaAATGCCAAATTGGCCAGAG GTTTactttcagaaaggaaaagtgctGCAAGGCTCTGGCTTTGTAGGTGATGCCTTACAACTGTTTCTACAGTGCTTAGCCCTTGATGAGGACTTTCTTCCAGCCAAGCTAGAAGTagaaaag atACTGTGTGATGTTTTGTCACCAGAGAAGTTAGGTGAGAGTCTCAAGGAATTTGCTTGGAATTCCCCCCATATTAGAAATAAACCTTTTATACTTGGTTCTGAGGTGACGGCATCTTACTGCAACTTGCAGCTTTCTCCTCTGCAG AGTTTAGGAGGATCAGATGTCCTGGAGCCTGTGAGTGGAGGCTTAAATCGTGCACAGTCTGCCCATGCTCTTAACTCTACAAAAGAACCTGCCAAGGAAGATGGCTTAAAGAGAGTGTCTTCTGAACCCCTTCTCTCTGGCCAAGGAAAAGGAGCtttgttaaaaagaaagctTTCCTTTTCAGAACAGGATACAGTTGTATGTGAAGAtggaagaaacaaacacaaaaagcaagGAG aaagtACAAAAAGGGACATGACACTGGCTTTTGGAACAATCCCAGGGGATTTGATTGATGTATCAGATTTTGAGTGCTCTCTATGTATGAG gcTATTCTTTGAGCCAGTAACAACCCCTTGTGGACATACTTTTTGCAAAGGTTGTTTGGAACGGTGTTTAGATCATGCTCCACAGTGCCCCCTCTGTAAGGAAAGCTTGAAAGAG TACCTtgcaagcagaaaatacagtatcacagaactgctggaggaattaataatgaaatatttgtctGATGAAttatttgagagaaaaagaattcaTGCTGAAGAAACTGCAGAATACTCCAA CTTGACCAAGAATGTTCCAATGTTTGTTTGCACTATGGCATATCCTACTGTGCCTTGCCCTCTGCATGTCTTTGAGCCAAGATACCGACTCATGATTCGCAGGAGTATGGAAACTGGAACTAAACAGTTTGGGATGTGCATAAGTGATTCTCAAAATGG TTTTGCAGATTATGGTTGCATGCTGCAAATTAGGAACGTTCATTTTCTGCCTGATGGACGGTCTGTTGTCGACACAATTGGTGGGAAGAGATTTCGAGTTTTACGGAGAGGGATGAAGGATGGTTATTGCACTGCAGACATTGAATATTTGGAAGATGTTAAG GTTGCTGATGAAGAAGAACTAAAGAAATTGAGAGAGCTTCACAATTTTGTTTACAATCAGGCCTGCAGTTGGTTCCAAAACTTAAGAAACAAATTTCGCACTCAAATTCTTCAGCACTTTGGACCAATGCCTGACAGGGAGGAAAATATACAG GCAATGCCCAATGGTCCTGCTTGGTGTTGGTGGCTCCTAGCTGTTCTCCCAGTAGACCCCAGATACCAGCTGTCAGTTCTCTCCATGATGTCTTTAAAGGACCGTCTGATCAAAATCCAACATATACTCACCTATTTTTCTAGAGAGCAGTCCAAGTGA